A section of the Deltaproteobacteria bacterium genome encodes:
- a CDS encoding helix-turn-helix transcriptional regulator → MSTIGKNIKRLRQEKELSQDKLSKLADLSLNTVVKIELDESPNPTIETIQKIAKALEVSVDDLLKK, encoded by the coding sequence ATGTCCACAATAGGCAAGAACATCAAAAGATTACGACAAGAAAAAGAGCTTTCGCAAGATAAGCTCTCAAAACTTGCTGATTTATCTCTCAATACGGTTGTTAAAATAGAGCTTGACGAAAGCCCAAATCCAACGATTGAGACCATTCAAAAAATTGCGAAAGCTCTTGAGGTTTCGGTTGATGACCTTTTGAAAAAATAG